The window TCGATCATCGCCTGGCGCGATTGGCGGTCACCGACCAAGGGCTCGATCCGCAAGGCCAGCCGTTCTCGCTCGTCGAATTTGTCGAGCTCAACGACGAAGGCGCCCCAATCGATACTCCGCGCGAGTTTCGCGTCCGCGGCGATCTCGTCTACATCGACAACTTCCTCGTCAAGTTCGAAGACAAGTACGTGGAACAAGCCGACCTCGAGCGCGGCACTTCGCTGATCCTGTTCCACCGCATCTTCGGCGACAAGCAGCAACCCGCCGAAGGCTTTCCGCTCGACGAAAAAGATCAACGGCCGAAGGCGTACGCTCGCGCCGGCAAGATGTCGGACCTCGAGAAAAAGATCTGGGGCGACTTCTGGAATATCGCCAACAACGACCAACTGGCCCACGAAATGGGCATTCGTGCGGCCCACGGCGGCGCGGTCTCGATGAAAGTGCAAAAGGGCAAGAGCTATCGCGTGATCATGCGTTCGACCGGCGATCTTTCGATCGTGCCGGAAGATAAGTCGCCGATGGAACGGTAACGCGAAGTCACGAAGTATGCAGGCCCAGCGCGGCCCGTCGTTGGCTGCGCAGCGAAGTGTATAACGAAGGATTCTCGCTTGCTTCGTTTTTGGCCCTTCGCTTCATGACTGCCGAACCTCGCCGTCCTAGTCTGAATGTGCTGCAGCCCGCCACGGCGATCGATCCGGTGTGCGGCATGACGGTTGACCCTGCCCATCCGGCGGGCACGGCGACGCATGGTGGCAAAACGTATTACTTCTGCAGTCAGCACTGCGTGAAGAAGTTTCAGGCCCATGCAGCTGAATACGCCAGCGGGAAGAAGCCGACAGAGGCGATGCCAACTGCATCGGCCACGGCGAAATATACCTGCCCGATGGATCCCGAGATTGTGCAGATCGGCCCCGGCGTGTGCCCGAAGTGCGGCATGGCCCTTGAGCCGATGGAACCAACGGCAGACGCTGGGCCCGATCCGGAACTGCTCGATATGCAACGGCGATTCTGGATCGCCGGAGTGCTCGCGCTCCCTGTGTTCTTGATCGCGATGGGAGGGCTGGTCCCTTGGCCAACGCTGAGCGGGTTCCTGCATCAGCACATGGCGGCGCTCAGTTGGTTGCAGCTGCTTTTGGCAACTCCCGTGGTCCTCTGGTGCGGTTGGCCGTTTTTTCAAAGGGCCTGGCTGTCGGTGGTGCATCGCAGCCCGAATATGTTCACGCTGATTGCCATCGGCGTCGGCGCGGCGTTTTTGTTCAGCCTGGCAGCGACGATTGCACCGCAGATTTTTCCAGAAAGTATGCGCCATTGTGACGCCGTAGAACCCTATTTCGATAGTGCTGCCGTCATCATCGTGCTCGTGCTGCTCGGACAAGTGATGGAACTGCGAGCGCGAGCGCAAACCGGCGCCGCCGTGCGGGCTTTGCTGGGCCTCGCGCCAAAAACTGCGCGCGTGATTCGCGACAACGGCAACGAAATGGATGTGCAGCTGACGGAAGTGCGCGTCGGCGATCGCTTGCGAATCAGGCCGGGTGAGAAAGTGCCGCTCGATGGCGTGGTGCTGGAGGGAATGAGTTCCGTCGATGAATCGCTGGTGACCGGCGAGCCGATTCCCGTGGAAAAATTTGCGGGGCACACGCTGACCGGCGGCACGCTGAACGGCAACGGTGGGTTGATCATGCGAGCCGAGCGCGTGGGAGACGATACGCTGCTCGCCAGCATTGTGCGGATGGTGACGGCAGCCCAGCGAAGCCGAGCGCCGATTGAAAAGGTCGTCAATCGCGTGGCGATGTTCTTCGTGCCGACGGTCTTGCTGGCGGCAGCGATTACGTTTGTCGGTTGGTATGGTTTCGGAAGTGAGCCGCGACTGCAGCACGCCATTTTGAACTCGGTGGCAGTCTTGATCATCGCCTGTCCGTGTGCACTGGGACTCGCCACGCCAATGGCAGTGCTCGTTGGCACCGGACGCGGCGCACAGGCGGGAGTTCTCTTTCGCGATGCGGCAGCGCTCGAAGAGTTGCAGAAGGTTGATACGCTCGTCCTCGATAAGACTCGCACGTTGACGACCGGTCAGCCGCAACTAGTTTCGATCATTCCCGCGGCCAATGTCACCGAGAACGAACTCTTGTCGCTGGCCGCTGGATTGGAAATCGCCAGCGAACATCCGTTGGCTGCCGCGATTGTTCAAGGTGCAAAAGAGAAGCAAATCGCGCCTGTGAATGTCCAGGCCTTTCAAGCGATCACTGGCAAGGGAGTGATCGGAAACTTCGAGACCAAACGGATCGCACTTGGCAACTCGGCG is drawn from Anatilimnocola floriformis and contains these coding sequences:
- a CDS encoding heavy metal translocating P-type ATPase gives rise to the protein MTAEPRRPSLNVLQPATAIDPVCGMTVDPAHPAGTATHGGKTYYFCSQHCVKKFQAHAAEYASGKKPTEAMPTASATAKYTCPMDPEIVQIGPGVCPKCGMALEPMEPTADAGPDPELLDMQRRFWIAGVLALPVFLIAMGGLVPWPTLSGFLHQHMAALSWLQLLLATPVVLWCGWPFFQRAWLSVVHRSPNMFTLIAIGVGAAFLFSLAATIAPQIFPESMRHCDAVEPYFDSAAVIIVLVLLGQVMELRARAQTGAAVRALLGLAPKTARVIRDNGNEMDVQLTEVRVGDRLRIRPGEKVPLDGVVLEGMSSVDESLVTGEPIPVEKFAGHTLTGGTLNGNGGLIMRAERVGDDTLLASIVRMVTAAQRSRAPIEKVVNRVAMFFVPTVLLAAAITFVGWYGFGSEPRLQHAILNSVAVLIIACPCALGLATPMAVLVGTGRGAQAGVLFRDAAALEELQKVDTLVLDKTRTLTTGQPQLVSIIPAANVTENELLSLAAGLEIASEHPLAAAIVQGAKEKQIAPVNVQAFQAITGKGVIGNFETKRIALGNSALMQAEKIDLLDWQELLQQLQTAGQTVMIAARDGQVIGLIGVADPVKATTPEALSQLRAMGLRIIMLTGDNRTTADAVAKQLGIGEVIADQLPQDKGNVIARLKREGKKVAMAGDGVNDAPALALADVGIAMGTGADIAMESAAVTLVQGDLRGIVRAVRLSRAITAGIRQNLFLAFVYNAASIPLAALGLVNPMLASAAMSLSSVSVILNSLRLRKLKL